A window of the Serratia sarumanii genome harbors these coding sequences:
- a CDS encoding F390 synthetase-related protein, whose protein sequence is MIPFMTLWHYFRARRLRFGDRAALEAHQARQLAGFARRVLSKSPYFQCFSRRPFAEWPQMDKALMMAQFDRMNTAGLSREAVLACAQRSEADRDFTPKIGRYSVGLSSGTSGQRGVFVVSPREQQVWAGGMLAKMLPDGLLAGERVALFLRADNNLYHSVNNRWLSLAFYDLLAPFSEHLPALERQAPSIIVAPAQVLRALALAVLAGQVKLPVKKVISVAEVLEEQDRRLLMQVFPAVGEVYQATEGFLAATCAHGTLHLNEEFLHIEPQWIDELRFTPLITDFTRSTQPIVRYRLDDVLVLRKEPCPCGQPTRAIARIEGRRDDQLMLPDAQRQPQAVFADACSRTIANALPLTSDYRLIQRGEHRLELIADCSPAALAHCQAQLIALFARQGIATDRLEWRLTAQAVLPQFDRKRRRIVRQAEEA, encoded by the coding sequence GTGATCCCCTTCATGACCCTTTGGCACTACTTCCGCGCCCGGCGCCTGCGCTTTGGCGATCGTGCGGCGCTGGAGGCGCATCAGGCCCGGCAGCTCGCGGGCTTTGCCCGCCGGGTGCTGAGCAAGAGCCCCTATTTTCAGTGTTTCAGCCGCCGGCCGTTCGCCGAATGGCCGCAGATGGACAAGGCGCTGATGATGGCGCAGTTCGACCGGATGAATACCGCCGGGCTGAGCCGGGAGGCGGTGCTGGCCTGCGCGCAGCGCAGCGAGGCGGATCGCGATTTCACGCCAAAGATCGGGCGCTACAGCGTCGGGTTGTCGTCCGGCACCTCTGGGCAGCGCGGCGTGTTTGTCGTCAGCCCGCGCGAACAGCAGGTGTGGGCCGGCGGCATGCTGGCGAAGATGCTGCCGGACGGGCTGCTGGCCGGTGAGCGTGTCGCGCTGTTTCTGCGGGCGGACAATAATCTCTATCACAGCGTAAACAACCGTTGGCTGAGCCTGGCGTTTTACGATTTGCTGGCGCCGTTCAGCGAGCATCTGCCCGCGCTGGAACGGCAGGCGCCCAGCATCATCGTGGCGCCGGCGCAGGTGCTGCGCGCCCTGGCGCTGGCGGTGCTGGCCGGGCAGGTGAAGCTGCCGGTCAAAAAAGTGATTTCGGTCGCCGAGGTATTGGAAGAACAGGATCGCCGCCTGCTGATGCAGGTGTTTCCGGCGGTCGGCGAAGTGTATCAGGCCACCGAGGGGTTCCTGGCCGCGACCTGCGCGCACGGCACCCTGCATCTGAACGAAGAGTTTTTGCATATCGAACCGCAGTGGATCGACGAACTGCGTTTCACGCCGCTGATCACTGATTTCACCCGCAGCACGCAGCCGATCGTGCGTTATCGGCTGGACGATGTGCTGGTGCTGCGCAAGGAACCCTGCCCGTGCGGGCAGCCGACGCGGGCGATTGCGCGTATCGAAGGGCGGCGCGACGATCAGCTGATGCTGCCCGATGCGCAGCGGCAACCGCAGGCGGTGTTCGCCGATGCCTGCAGCCGGACGATCGCCAATGCGCTGCCGCTGACCAGCGATTACCGCCTGATCCAGCGCGGCGAGCACCGGCTGGAGTTGATCGCCGATTGCAGCCCGGCGGCGTTGGCGCACTGCCAGGCGCAGCTGATCGCGCTGTTCGCTCGCCAGGGCATCGCCACCGATCGGCTCGAATGGCGGTTGACGGCGCAGGCGGTGCTGCCGCAGTTCGATCGCAAGCGGCGGCGCATCGTGCGCCAGGCGGAGGAAGCATGA
- the cydB gene encoding cytochrome d ubiquinol oxidase subunit II, with protein MGIDLPLIWFVIIVFSTMMYVVMDGFDLGIGILFPWVKESGDRDLMMNTVAPVWDGNETWLVLGGAALFGAFPLAYSVILDALAIPLTLMLIGLIFRGVAFEFRFKATPEKRHIWDKAFIWGSIFATFSQGVVVGAVINGFPVEGRTYAGGALDWLTPFALFCGLGLVVTYALLGCTWLVMKTAGDLQARMYHLATPLLAILLLVLAAVSIWTPIAHPEIAARWFTLPNLFWLLPVPVLVLLSAWGIQRGVKRGAHYSPFMLTLLLVFLGLSGLGISIWPHLIPPAISLWDAAAPPQSLGFMLVGALFIIPIILVYTFWSYYVFRGKISHEHGYH; from the coding sequence ATGGGCATCGATCTTCCGCTGATTTGGTTTGTGATCATCGTGTTCAGCACCATGATGTACGTGGTGATGGACGGTTTCGACCTGGGCATCGGCATCCTGTTTCCGTGGGTGAAAGAGAGCGGCGACCGCGATCTGATGATGAACACCGTCGCCCCGGTGTGGGACGGCAATGAGACCTGGCTGGTGCTGGGCGGTGCGGCGCTGTTCGGCGCTTTCCCGCTGGCCTACTCGGTGATCCTCGACGCGCTGGCGATCCCGCTGACGCTGATGCTGATCGGGCTGATTTTCCGCGGCGTGGCCTTCGAGTTTCGCTTCAAGGCGACGCCGGAGAAACGCCATATCTGGGACAAGGCGTTCATCTGGGGCTCAATCTTCGCCACCTTCAGCCAGGGGGTGGTGGTGGGCGCCGTGATCAACGGCTTCCCGGTCGAAGGCCGCACCTACGCCGGCGGCGCACTGGACTGGCTGACGCCGTTCGCGCTGTTCTGCGGGCTGGGACTGGTGGTGACCTACGCCCTGCTAGGCTGCACCTGGCTGGTGATGAAAACCGCCGGTGACCTGCAGGCGCGCATGTATCATCTGGCGACGCCGCTGCTGGCGATCCTGTTGCTGGTGCTGGCCGCGGTCAGTATCTGGACGCCGATCGCGCATCCGGAAATCGCCGCCCGCTGGTTTACGCTGCCGAATTTGTTCTGGCTGCTGCCGGTGCCGGTGCTGGTGCTGCTCAGCGCCTGGGGAATTCAACGCGGGGTGAAACGCGGCGCGCACTACTCGCCGTTCATGCTGACGCTGCTGCTGGTGTTCCTCGGCCTGAGCGGGCTTGGCATCAGCATCTGGCCGCACCTGATCCCGCCGGCCATCAGCCTTTGGGACGCCGCCGCCCCGCCGCAGAGCCTCGGCTTTATGCTGGTGGGCGCGCTGTTCATCATCCCGATCATTCTGGTCTACACCTTCTGGAGCTACTACGTGTTCCGCGGCAAGATCAGCCATGAACACGGCTATCACTGA
- a CDS encoding phosphatase PAP2 family protein, which yields MKNTLFRLGHMLLGWGTVGVVYSLTDRLQGTGTLLPPSALDRAIPFSPAAIWLYLSFFLIVPAGYLLAPLQRIKWLTLAMQLTALGAGAVYLLWPTTMAYPRNDGVGISAQLLAALTQVDSPQNCLPSLHMALTVLAVWALSDGERKVRTALWMLWGVAIAFSILQLRRHLFVDLAGGALLALCAGWLALRIKTLRRRVVKGEMG from the coding sequence ATGAAAAATACGCTGTTCAGGCTAGGGCACATGTTGCTCGGCTGGGGGACGGTCGGGGTGGTGTATAGCCTGACCGATCGCCTGCAGGGGACGGGAACTTTGTTGCCGCCGTCGGCGCTTGATCGGGCGATCCCGTTCAGCCCGGCGGCCATTTGGCTTTACCTGTCGTTCTTCCTCATCGTCCCGGCGGGCTATTTGCTGGCGCCGCTGCAGCGAATCAAATGGCTGACGCTGGCGATGCAGCTGACGGCGCTGGGCGCCGGGGCAGTTTACCTGCTGTGGCCGACCACCATGGCCTATCCGCGGAACGATGGCGTTGGGATCAGCGCGCAGCTGCTGGCGGCGTTAACCCAGGTGGATTCGCCGCAGAACTGCCTGCCTTCGTTGCATATGGCGCTGACGGTGCTGGCGGTGTGGGCGTTGAGCGACGGCGAGCGCAAAGTGCGGACGGCGCTGTGGATGCTGTGGGGCGTGGCGATCGCGTTCTCCATTCTGCAGCTGCGCCGCCATTTGTTTGTCGATCTGGCCGGCGGCGCGCTGCTGGCGCTGTGCGCCGGGTGGTTGGCCCTGCGCATCAAGACCCTGCGCCGGCGGGTGGTTAAAGGAGAAATGGGATGA
- a CDS encoding DUF2474 domain-containing protein translates to MQDKTATAAPAPWWKRIGWLVIIWSASVLGLFVVASLFRLLMTAAGMKSH, encoded by the coding sequence ATGCAAGATAAAACGGCAACCGCCGCGCCGGCGCCCTGGTGGAAACGCATCGGCTGGCTGGTGATCATCTGGAGCGCCAGCGTGCTGGGGCTGTTCGTGGTCGCCTCGCTGTTCCGCCTGCTGATGACCGCGGCGGGCATGAAGTCGCATTGA
- a CDS encoding acyl-CoA desaturase yields the protein MKALRPLAYRRDDGGLHRALMQAAQHYLAANGDHRFADGGMLAKVALLLALCGLCYGLSLQQQNGWAFFACYFGFIFIGMFLTVNVVHDASHNAFFRRPWANRWLNALVSVPLGLDPDCWRVRHVLFHHAHNNIEHYDPDIDANGVLRQTPFQRWRPFMRAQRYYWPLVAALTFPYYIWLFDWLDRAGRTRVAARMAQQGVRGWCEFLAGKAAHLLLALAIPCWLLPPAIGIGQILLVYLLSQMLSSLLFVMLIIGTHWAKANFYQAPAQGAMPHGWYHHVFATTFDWLTRPRWLGYWLGGANLHLTHHLFPHWSHRHYPALSRIIGEVAPRFGIDYRLLELGELLRLQQRFLSAMGRKPH from the coding sequence ATGAAAGCGCTGCGTCCGTTAGCCTATCGGCGCGACGACGGCGGCCTGCATCGCGCGCTGATGCAGGCCGCCCAGCATTATCTGGCGGCCAACGGCGATCACCGCTTCGCCGACGGCGGCATGCTGGCAAAGGTGGCGCTGCTGCTGGCGCTGTGCGGCCTGTGTTACGGGCTGAGCCTGCAGCAGCAAAACGGCTGGGCGTTTTTCGCTTGCTACTTCGGTTTTATCTTTATCGGCATGTTCCTGACGGTGAACGTGGTGCACGATGCCTCGCATAACGCGTTTTTCCGTCGGCCCTGGGCCAACCGCTGGCTGAACGCCCTGGTGAGCGTCCCGTTGGGGCTGGATCCCGACTGTTGGCGCGTGCGGCACGTGCTGTTCCACCATGCCCATAACAATATCGAACATTACGACCCCGACATCGACGCCAACGGCGTGCTGCGGCAAACGCCGTTCCAGCGCTGGCGGCCCTTTATGCGCGCCCAGCGTTACTATTGGCCGCTGGTGGCGGCGCTGACGTTCCCGTACTACATCTGGCTGTTCGACTGGCTGGATCGGGCGGGACGCACCCGGGTGGCGGCGCGCATGGCACAGCAGGGCGTGCGCGGCTGGTGCGAGTTTCTGGCGGGCAAGGCGGCGCACCTGCTGCTGGCGCTGGCGATCCCGTGCTGGCTGCTGCCGCCGGCCATCGGCATCGGGCAAATTCTGCTGGTCTATTTGCTGAGCCAGATGCTTTCTTCATTGCTGTTCGTGATGTTGATCATCGGCACCCACTGGGCCAAGGCCAATTTTTACCAGGCGCCGGCGCAGGGTGCGATGCCGCACGGCTGGTATCACCATGTGTTCGCCACGACCTTCGACTGGCTGACCCGGCCGCGTTGGCTGGGATACTGGCTCGGCGGGGCGAACCTGCATTTGACGCATCATCTGTTCCCGCACTGGAGCCACCGCCATTACCCGGCGCTGAGCCGCATCATCGGCGAGGTAGCGCCGCGTTTCGGCATCGACTACCGCCTGCTGGAGCTGGGGGAGCTGTTGCGCCTGCAGCAGCGCTTCCTCAGCGCGATGGGGCGCAAACCACATTAG
- a CDS encoding fatty acid desaturase family protein, with protein MADLLPPLRFPADGEQAFHRDLKRAAHACLAGDHRYADAARLAKAALLLALCVGFYALSLLQHQPWAFFLCYFLFVAMGMLLNVNVNHDASHNAFLRAPWANRLVGRLVTLPLGVDPDYWRTRHVDYHHVYANVEHYDLDTEENGFFRQTPFQRWRPHMRYQHLYWPLIAALSLPYIAWIFDWSDRLDKTPLREKRVLAGRGGWTLFVLCKLLHVALVLVVPLILCHLHGIGWGWVLLAYALSQMFASLLVVFLLLGTHWAQAEFYPAPAGDSMPHGWYRHNFATACDWQPEPRGLEHLTGGLNYHLTHHLFPGWNHRHYPALAAALAEVAQRHGMAYRCIGYRELLAQQQRFLRLMGQP; from the coding sequence ATGGCTGACTTATTGCCGCCGCTGCGTTTTCCCGCCGATGGCGAGCAGGCGTTTCACCGCGATCTCAAGCGCGCGGCGCACGCCTGCCTGGCGGGCGATCATCGCTATGCCGATGCCGCGCGATTGGCCAAGGCCGCACTGTTGCTGGCGCTGTGCGTCGGGTTTTATGCCCTGAGCCTGCTGCAGCATCAGCCCTGGGCGTTTTTCCTCTGCTATTTCCTGTTCGTGGCCATGGGCATGCTGCTCAACGTCAACGTCAACCACGATGCTTCGCATAACGCCTTCTTGCGCGCGCCCTGGGCCAATCGCCTGGTGGGGCGGCTGGTGACGCTGCCGCTGGGCGTCGATCCGGACTATTGGCGCACGCGGCACGTGGATTACCACCACGTTTACGCCAACGTCGAACACTACGATCTGGACACCGAAGAGAACGGCTTTTTCCGCCAGACGCCGTTCCAGCGCTGGCGGCCGCATATGCGCTATCAGCATCTGTACTGGCCGCTGATCGCCGCGCTCTCGCTGCCCTACATCGCGTGGATTTTCGATTGGTCCGATCGGCTCGATAAAACGCCGCTGCGGGAAAAACGCGTGCTGGCGGGGCGCGGCGGTTGGACGCTGTTCGTGCTGTGCAAATTGCTTCATGTGGCGCTGGTGCTGGTGGTGCCGCTGATCCTGTGCCACCTGCACGGCATCGGTTGGGGCTGGGTGCTGTTGGCTTACGCGCTCAGCCAGATGTTTGCCTCGCTGCTGGTGGTGTTCCTGCTGCTGGGCACCCACTGGGCGCAGGCCGAGTTTTACCCGGCGCCGGCGGGCGACAGCATGCCGCACGGTTGGTACCGGCACAATTTCGCCACCGCCTGCGACTGGCAGCCCGAGCCGCGCGGGCTGGAGCACCTGACCGGCGGGCTGAACTATCACCTGACCCACCACCTGTTTCCCGGCTGGAATCACCGCCACTATCCGGCGCTGGCCGCCGCGCTGGCGGAAGTGGCGCAGCGGCACGGCATGGCATATCGCTGCATCGGCTATCGCGAACTGCTGGCGCAGCAACAGCGCTTCTTGCGCCTTATGGGGCAGCCATGA
- a CDS encoding MBL fold metallo-hydrolase, whose amino-acid sequence MAKVTVFEVGYCTHIGCMALRGAGFRVCKFPARAYLLEVGERRWLWDTGYAHYFQQHTQSGLFSLYRRMTPVYFDPAESLAHQLREAGYAEGDIQALIVSHFHADHIAGLQDFSRLDFICCGEGWQQTRGLRGFAALKRAFIPGLIPADFESRLQFMESFPSVALPALLAPFDRGYALPGSEGQIVLVPLPGHAAGHIGAFILTDAGWTLLASDAAWSPQSYQTLRGPSRLANLVMDDAAAYTRTLERLNQLWAGGQVNILLCHEGDL is encoded by the coding sequence ATGGCTAAGGTCACCGTATTTGAAGTGGGCTATTGCACGCATATCGGCTGCATGGCGCTGCGCGGCGCCGGGTTCCGGGTGTGTAAATTCCCGGCGCGCGCCTATCTGCTGGAGGTGGGAGAGCGCCGCTGGCTGTGGGATACCGGCTATGCGCATTATTTTCAGCAGCACACGCAGTCGGGGCTGTTCAGCCTTTACCGCCGCATGACGCCGGTCTATTTCGATCCCGCCGAGTCGTTGGCGCATCAGCTGCGCGAAGCCGGTTACGCCGAAGGCGACATCCAGGCGCTGATCGTCTCGCACTTTCACGCGGATCACATCGCCGGGCTGCAGGATTTCAGCCGCCTCGATTTTATTTGCTGCGGCGAAGGCTGGCAGCAAACCCGCGGGCTGCGCGGTTTCGCGGCGCTCAAGCGCGCCTTTATTCCCGGCCTGATCCCGGCGGATTTCGAGAGCCGCCTGCAGTTTATGGAGTCTTTTCCCTCGGTGGCGTTGCCCGCACTGCTGGCGCCGTTCGATCGCGGTTACGCGCTGCCGGGCAGTGAAGGACAAATCGTGCTGGTGCCGCTGCCGGGGCATGCGGCCGGCCATATCGGCGCCTTTATCCTCACCGACGCCGGCTGGACGCTGTTGGCCAGCGACGCCGCCTGGTCGCCGCAGAGCTACCAGACGCTGCGCGGACCCTCACGCCTGGCCAATCTGGTGATGGACGATGCGGCGGCGTACACCCGCACGCTGGAGCGGCTTAACCAACTGTGGGCGGGCGGCCAGGTCAACATTTTGCTGTGCCACGAGGGGGACCTGTGA
- a CDS encoding sterol desaturase family protein, protein MSDLALPIVFMLFIVVAEAVALQWGRREPVNWHDLVFNLNSGHIMLWLFRGLEITCYGYVAAHFSLGLLDAWPPLLMWLFALLAWDFGFYWLHRLHHRFRVLWAVHVVHHQGEHFNLSLGVRNSWYSSLTSIPFFLLLALAGVPLSVFVTVSIFHYSIQLFNHNALTPKLGVLEKILVTPAHHRVHHVKDMAYSNKNFGGSFIFWDKLFGTFCPALPTTPFSYGVSGDRPSANPFWASNLPFLRYLRLAWRPAPGRPRDRRSALSVFSGAMLLFSLVVGYVYQYGYGYGDISWPQMALLVLLALGSVALGGMTEGRPWASAVWLLIALGMPLLFIGYLGWPQRYWHIAMAAVALHALCVALGWGRVAAPAAVEEPHG, encoded by the coding sequence ATGAGCGATCTGGCGTTGCCGATAGTGTTCATGCTGTTCATCGTGGTGGCCGAGGCGGTGGCGCTGCAGTGGGGGCGCCGTGAGCCGGTCAACTGGCACGATCTGGTGTTTAACCTGAACTCCGGCCATATCATGCTGTGGCTGTTCCGCGGGCTGGAGATCACCTGCTACGGCTACGTGGCCGCGCATTTCAGTCTGGGGCTGCTGGACGCCTGGCCGCCGCTGCTGATGTGGCTGTTCGCCCTGCTGGCGTGGGACTTCGGTTTCTACTGGCTGCACCGTCTGCATCACCGCTTCCGCGTGCTGTGGGCGGTACACGTGGTGCACCACCAGGGGGAGCACTTCAACCTGTCGCTGGGGGTGCGCAACTCCTGGTATTCGTCGTTGACATCGATCCCGTTCTTTTTGCTGCTGGCGCTGGCGGGCGTGCCGCTGTCGGTGTTCGTCACGGTGTCGATTTTTCACTACAGCATTCAGCTGTTCAACCACAATGCGCTGACGCCGAAGCTGGGCGTGCTGGAAAAAATCCTGGTCACGCCGGCGCACCACCGGGTGCACCACGTCAAGGACATGGCGTATTCCAATAAGAACTTCGGCGGCAGCTTTATCTTCTGGGACAAGCTGTTCGGCACGTTCTGCCCGGCGTTGCCGACCACACCGTTCAGCTACGGCGTCAGCGGCGATCGGCCGTCCGCCAACCCGTTCTGGGCGAGCAATCTGCCGTTTCTGCGCTATTTGCGCCTGGCATGGCGCCCGGCGCCGGGCCGGCCGCGCGACCGCCGTTCGGCGCTCAGCGTCTTCAGCGGCGCCATGCTGCTGTTCTCGTTGGTGGTCGGTTACGTCTACCAATACGGTTACGGCTACGGCGACATCAGCTGGCCGCAAATGGCGCTGCTGGTGCTGCTGGCGTTGGGCTCGGTAGCGCTGGGTGGCATGACGGAAGGGCGGCCGTGGGCGAGCGCCGTCTGGCTGCTGATCGCGCTGGGTATGCCGCTGCTGTTTATCGGCTATCTTGGCTGGCCGCAGCGCTATTGGCATATCGCCATGGCCGCCGTGGCGCTGCATGCCCTGTGCGTGGCGCTGGGCTGGGGGCGAGTGGCCGCGCCGGCCGCCGTGGAGGAACCGCATGGCTGA
- a CDS encoding cytochrome ubiquinol oxidase subunit I: MLGLDALELARIQFAFTVSFHIIFPAITIGLASYLAVLEGLWLKTHNEAYRELYHFWSKIFAVNFGMGVVSGLVMAYQFGTNWSFFSEFAGSITGPLLTYEVLTAFFLEAGFLGVMLFGWNRVGPGLHFFATCMVALGTLISTFWILASNSWMQTPQGHEIINGQVVPVDWLKVIFNPSFPYRLLHMSTAAFLSSAFFVGASAAWHLLRGRDTPAMRKMLSMAMWMALIVAPVQALIGDAHGLNTLKHQPAKIAAIEGHWENPPGEATPLILVGWPDMEREETRFKLEVPYLGSLILTHSLTEQVPALKSFPPEDRPNSTVVFWSFRIMVGLGMLMILAGVWSLWLRWRGGLYQSRPFLYFILWMGPSGLLALLAGWFTTEIGRQPWVVYGLLRTKDAVSAHGDLHMSISLLAFIIVYCSVFGVGYSYMMRLIRKGPQPHEHQEDNTEGRPARPLSAVNDTLDDRS, translated from the coding sequence ATGCTGGGTCTTGATGCACTGGAACTCGCCAGAATACAGTTCGCCTTCACCGTGTCTTTCCATATCATCTTCCCCGCCATCACCATCGGTTTAGCCAGCTATCTGGCGGTGCTGGAAGGATTATGGTTGAAAACGCACAATGAAGCCTACCGTGAGCTTTACCATTTCTGGTCAAAGATTTTCGCCGTCAACTTCGGCATGGGCGTGGTGTCCGGGCTGGTGATGGCCTATCAGTTCGGCACCAACTGGAGCTTCTTCTCCGAGTTCGCCGGCAGCATTACCGGGCCGCTGCTGACCTATGAAGTGCTGACCGCCTTCTTCCTCGAAGCCGGTTTCCTCGGCGTAATGCTGTTCGGCTGGAACCGCGTCGGCCCCGGCCTGCACTTCTTCGCCACCTGCATGGTGGCGCTCGGCACGCTGATCTCCACCTTCTGGATCCTGGCTTCCAACAGCTGGATGCAGACGCCACAGGGGCATGAAATCATCAACGGCCAGGTGGTACCGGTCGACTGGCTGAAGGTGATCTTCAACCCGTCCTTCCCGTACCGCCTGCTGCACATGTCCACCGCCGCCTTCCTCTCCTCGGCGTTCTTCGTCGGCGCCTCCGCCGCCTGGCATCTGCTGCGCGGCCGCGATACCCCGGCGATGCGCAAAATGCTGTCGATGGCGATGTGGATGGCGCTGATCGTCGCGCCGGTGCAGGCGCTGATCGGCGATGCGCATGGCCTGAATACGCTGAAACACCAGCCGGCGAAGATCGCCGCCATCGAAGGCCATTGGGAAAACCCGCCGGGCGAAGCCACGCCGCTGATCCTGGTCGGCTGGCCGGACATGGAGCGCGAAGAGACCCGCTTCAAGCTGGAAGTACCGTACCTCGGCAGCCTGATCCTGACCCACAGCCTGACCGAACAGGTGCCGGCGCTCAAATCCTTCCCGCCGGAAGATCGCCCCAACTCCACCGTGGTGTTCTGGTCGTTCCGCATCATGGTCGGGCTGGGCATGCTGATGATCCTGGCCGGGGTGTGGAGCCTGTGGCTGCGCTGGCGCGGCGGGCTGTATCAGTCGCGTCCGTTCCTGTACTTCATCCTGTGGATGGGCCCTTCCGGGCTGCTGGCGCTGCTGGCGGGCTGGTTCACCACCGAGATCGGCCGCCAGCCGTGGGTGGTGTACGGCCTGCTGCGCACCAAGGACGCGGTCTCCGCGCACGGCGATCTGCACATGAGCATCAGCCTGCTGGCGTTCATCATCGTCTACTGCTCGGTGTTCGGCGTGGGCTATTCCTACATGATGCGCCTGATCCGCAAAGGGCCGCAGCCGCATGAACACCAAGAAGACAATACCGAGGGCCGGCCGGCGCGTCCGCTGTCCGCGGTCAACGACACTCTGGACGACAGGAGCTGA